In Solanum stenotomum isolate F172 chromosome 6, ASM1918654v1, whole genome shotgun sequence, one DNA window encodes the following:
- the LOC125867509 gene encoding CBL-interacting serine/threonine-protein kinase 9 — protein MSSSTSTSSPFSRSRTRLGKYELGKTLGEGSFAKVKFAKNVQTGENVAIKIINRDRVLRQNIMEQIKREISTMKLIRHPNVVRIFEVMASKTKIYIVLEYVHGGELFDEIARHGRLKEDEARRYFQQLINAVDYCHSRGVFHRDLKPENLLLDSFGTLKVSDFGLSALSKQVRDDGLLHTACGTPNYVAPEVLTDKGYDGTTTDVWSCGVILFVLMAGYLPFDEPNLNALYRKILKATFSLPPWLSSSSKNLIKRILDPNPLTRITIPEILEDEWFKKDYKPPPFEQDEDVNLDDIDAIFNGSDDHLITERKEKPASVNAFELISRSKSFNLENLFEKQALVKRETQFTSRSPANEIISKIEETARPLGFSVQKKNYKMKLQGDRTGRKGHLAVATEVFEVAPSLHLVELRKTGGDTLEFHKFYKNFSSGLKDIVWTTEQTTEQPSEEKGS, from the exons ATGAGTAGTTCAACGTCAACGTCATCGCCATTTAGTCGTAGCAGGACACGATTAGGGAAATACGAATTAGGTAAGACATTAGGTGAGGGAAGTTTTGCTAAGGTAAAGTTTGCCAAAAATGTACAAACAGGTGAAAATGTAGCCATCAAAATCATCAATCGTGATCGCGTCCTACGACAGAACATTATGGAACAG ATTAAAAGAGAAATATCAACGATGAAGTTGATCAGACATCCAAATGTCGTAAGGATCTTTGAG GTTATGGCTAGCAAGACGAAGATCTATATTGTCCTCGAGTATGTACATGGAGGAGAGCTCTTTGATGAAATT GCAAGACATGGCAGACTCAAAGAAGACGAAGCTAGAAGATACTTTCAACAGCTTATTAATGCCGTTGATTACTGTCATAGTAGAGGTGTTTTCCATAGAGACTTGAAG CCTGAGAATCTATTGCTGGATTCATTTGGTACTCTGAAAGTTTCCGACTTTGGATTGAGTGCACTTTCCAAGCAAGTTCGA GACGATGGACTTCTTCATACTGCTTGTGGCACACCAAACTATGTCGCCCCTGAG GTGTTAACTGACAAAGGCTATGATGGTACAACAACTGATGTCTGGTCCTGCGGAGTCATTCTCTTTGTTCTAATGGCTGGATACTTACCTTTTGATGAACCAAACCTAAATGCTCTATACCGAAAA ATCCTTAAGGCTACTTTTTCACTTCCACCATGGTTGTCCTCCAGCTCAAAGAATCTGATCAAGCGTATTCTTGACCCGAATCCACTCACG AGGATCACTATTCCAGAGATCCTCGAAGATGAATGGTTCAAGAAAGATTACAAGCCGCCTCCTTTTGAGCAAGATGAAGATGTCAATCTAGATGACATTGATGCCATTTTCAATGGCTCGGAT GATCATCTCATTacagaaagaaaggaaaaaccTGCTTCTGTCAATGCGTTCGAGCTCATTTCAAGGTCAAAAAGTTTCAACCTAGAAAATTTGTTCGAAAAACAG GCCCTTGTCAAGAGAGAAACACAATTTACTTCCCGGTCGCCTGCTAATGAGATTATCTCCAAAATTGAGGAAACTGCAAGACCATTGGGATTCAGTGTCCAGAAGAAAAATTACAAG ATGAAGTTACAAGGCGACAGGACCGGAAGGAAAGGCCACCTTGCTGTAGCAACAGAG GTGTTTGAAGTAGCACCCTCATTGCATTTGGTTGAGCTCCGAAAAACTGGTGGTGATACATTAGAGTTTCACAAG TTCTACAAGAACTTCTCTTCAGGATTAAAAGATATCGTCTGGACAACTGAACAAACAACCGAACAACCCTCTGAAGAAAAAGG GTCTTAA
- the LOC125869027 gene encoding probable pectinesterase/pectinesterase inhibitor 12: MGSSFITTKFLLIILICSTSFKASSSLNSSSTLNTTHISSLKSLCNSTPYPKSCFNTNKLSISINISPNILNILLQSLQTAISETGHLTTLFSSAGRSNLVEKQKGIVQDCKDLHQITISSLKKSVSRINTASANSKHLADAKTFLSAALTNKATCLEGLDSSSGSLKSTLINTLSSTYEHVSNSLSMLSKYSVKKQSTLFPKQGKKQGKKQSTLFKKQGNGNRHRRLLSASEPMWLSRKDRHILQSDDDYDQNDDLTYTVAADGSGNFKTISEAIDFAPNNSYDRIFVYIKEGIYQENVEIPNWKPNIVFLGDGSDVTVITGNRSVVDGWTTFRSATVAVSGEGFLARDITFENTAGPEKHQAVALRINADLAAVYRCTITGYQDTLYAHSFRQFYRECDIYGTVDYIFGNAAVVFQGCNIVSRLPMPGQFTVITAQSRDSPYEYTGISIQNCSILATEDLYYNSSTINSYLGRPWRDYSRTVYLESYIDGFINPEGWKEWSGNQSLDTLYYGEYENSGPASGVDNRVTWSGYHIMDYYDAANFTVSEFITGEEWLDSTSFPYDNGV; encoded by the exons ATGGGCTCCTCCTTTATTACTACCAAATTTCTCTTGATCATATTAATTTGTTCAACTTCTTTCAAAGCAAGTTCTTCTCTTAATTCTTCATCAACATTGAACACTACTCATATATCTTCCTTAAAATCATTATGCAATTCCACTCCATATCCAAAATCATGTTTCAACACAAACAAGTTGTCAATCTCCATTAACATTAGTCCAAACATCTTAAACATTCTCCTACAATCTCTTCAAACAGCCATATCAGAGACAGGACACCTCACAACTCTGTTCTCCTCTGCTGGACGCTCAAATCTTGTCGAAAAACAAAAGGGTATTGTGCAAGATTGCAAAGACCTCCATCAAATTACAATATCTTCTTTGAAAAAATCCGTCTCCAGGATCAATACTGCATCAGCTAACTCCAAACATTTAGCTGATGCAAAAACGTTTCTCAGTGCAGCACTGACAAACAAAGCTACTTGCTTAGAAGGACTCGATTCGAGTAGTGGATCATTGAAATCTACGTTGATTAACACTCTGAGTAGTACTTACGAGCATGTTAGTAATTCTCTGTCTATGCTCTCGAAGTACTCTGTTAAAAAACAGAGCACTCTGTTTCCAAAACAGGGAAAAAAACAGGGGAAAAAACAGAGTACTCTGTTTAAGAAACAGGGGAATGGAAATAGGCATCGCCGGCTGTTGTCAGCCAGCGAGCCGATGTGGCTGTCTCGGAAAGACAGACACATATTGCAGAGCGATGACGATTATGATCAGAATGACGATTTGACGTATACAGTTGCAGCTGATGGAAGTGGAAATTTCAAGACCATAAGTGAAGCTATCGATTTCGCCCCAAATAACAGTTATGATAGGATATTTGTGTATATAAAAGAAGGtatttatcaagaaaatgttGAGATTCCAAATTGGAAACCTAACATTGTTTTTCTTGGAGATGGAAGTGATGTTACTGTAATTACTGGTAATAGAAGTGTTGTTGATGGTTGGACTACTTTCAGATCTGCCACTGTTG CGGTATCCGGTGAAGGGTTTTTAGCCCGTGACATAACTTTTGAGAACACAGCTGGACCCGAGAAGCACCAAGCAGTTGCTCTTCGTATCAATGCAGACTTAGCTGCCGTCTACCGGTGCACCATAACCGGTTACCAAGACACTCTTTATGCCCACTCATTCCGACAATTTTACCGCGAATGTGACATCTACGGGACAGTAGATTACATTTTCGGTAACGCAGCTGTTGTTTTCCAAGGGTGTAACATAGTGTCAAGGTTACCAATGCCTGGTCAATTTACAGTAATTACAGCTCAATCGCGCGATTCACCCTATGAATATACTGGCATTTCGATAcaaaattgttcaattttagCCACAGAGGATTTGTACTATAATTCTAGTACTATTAATAGTTACCTAGGTAGACCGTGGAGAGATTATTCTCGTACAGTTTACCTAGAATCGTATATAGACGGTTTTATTAATCCGGAGGGATGGAAAGAATGGTCCGGAAATCAAAGTTTGGATACGTTATACTACGGAGAATACGAAAACAGTGGGCCCGCCTCAGGGGTTGATAATCGGGTTACGTGGTCGGGTTATCATATAATGGACTATTACGATGCTGCTAATTTTACGGTATCGGAGTTTATTACTGGGGAAGAATGGTTAGATTCTACGTCTTTTCCTTATGATAATGGGGTGTAA